From Intestinibacillus sp. Marseille-P6563, one genomic window encodes:
- a CDS encoding helix-turn-helix domain-containing protein: MGKSYRETLNAQMSDPAFKEAWDAMEPEFQLIRLLLDAREKKHLTQKQLSELTGIAQADISRMENGTANPSIKTLQRLAVALGMQLKLEFVPNA; encoded by the coding sequence ATGGGAAAAAGCTATCGTGAAACTTTAAATGCACAGATGAGTGATCCTGCATTCAAAGAAGCCTGGGATGCAATGGAACCGGAGTTTCAGTTAATTCGCTTGCTTTTGGATGCCAGGGAAAAGAAGCATCTAACGCAGAAGCAGTTATCGGAACTGACCGGCATTGCCCAAGCAGATATCAGTCGCATGGAGAATGGTACGGCCAATCCCTCGATCAAAACCTTGCAGCGCCTTGCAGTCGCTCTTGGCATGCAGCTAAAACTGGAATTTGTGCCAAACGCTTAA
- a CDS encoding type II toxin-antitoxin system RelE/ParE family toxin has translation MYDFEVEYFQKSDGTYPVEEFILAQDVKMRAKIFHLLDLLAEKGNALREPFSKSLEDGIFEIRAKQGSDITRILYFFVVGRKIILTNGFVKKTQKTPRSEIELARKYRTEYLQREE, from the coding sequence ATGTACGATTTCGAAGTGGAATATTTTCAAAAATCTGATGGAACCTATCCCGTAGAGGAATTTATTTTGGCCCAAGATGTAAAAATGCGTGCCAAAATATTTCACCTTCTTGACTTATTAGCCGAAAAAGGGAATGCTTTACGCGAGCCATTCTCGAAATCATTAGAGGACGGCATTTTCGAAATCCGTGCCAAGCAAGGAAGTGATATTACGCGAATCCTATATTTCTTTGTCGTTGGCCGAAAGATTATTCTGACGAACGGTTTTGTTAAGAAAACCCAAAAAACGCCACGTTCTGAAATCGAACTCGCCCGAAAATATCGCACTGAATATTTGCAAAGAGAGGAGTAA